A stretch of Candidatus Obscuribacterales bacterium DNA encodes these proteins:
- the psb27 gene encoding photosystem II protein Psb27 — MKRILSRIFALLLVCTVAMGCAASPGGLSGDYRQDTLSLIDTLRTAIEMPEGTPEKAGVQADARQMINDFSARYRRNGSYTRLSSFTTMQTALNALAGHYSSYPNRPVPAKLQDRLELEFKRVEAALRRGA, encoded by the coding sequence ATGAAAAGGATTTTATCTCGAATTTTTGCACTATTGTTGGTCTGTACAGTAGCTATGGGCTGTGCAGCATCGCCCGGCGGGCTGAGCGGCGACTATCGCCAAGATACCCTCAGCCTGATTGACACCCTGCGAACAGCCATTGAAATGCCAGAAGGCACCCCCGAAAAGGCAGGAGTCCAAGCTGACGCGCGGCAAATGATCAATGACTTTTCAGCTCGCTATCGCCGCAACGGCAGCTACACCCGCCTCAGCTCCTTCACCACTATGCAAACGGCTCTCAATGCCCTAGCCGGTCACTACAGCTCCTACCCCAATCGCCCCGTTCCAGCCAAGCTCCAAGATCGTTTAGAGCTAGAGTTCAAGCGCGTGGAAGCGGCCCTACGGCGAGG
- a CDS encoding SDR family oxidoreductase produces the protein MTLLIVGATGTLGRQVTRRALDEGFQVRCLVRSARKASFLKEWGAELALGDLTLPETLPAAFEGVTAVIDASTSRATDSVPIKAVDWDGKVALIQAAKAANVERFIFFSILGVEDHPDVPLMQIKHCTEQFLQESGVPYTVLRLCGFFQGLISQYAIPILEKQAVWVMGNTSPIAYMDTQDIARFAVRALQVPETENRVFPVVGNRAWSAYEIIRVCERMSGQEAKVTRMPIGLLRSIRRVALFFEWTWNVADRLAFTEVIASGKPLDASMDETYEVFGLDRSETGTLEDYLKEYFSRIMKKLKELEYEREKRMKKKRTPFKTPKS, from the coding sequence ATGACTTTACTGATTGTCGGTGCCACAGGTACGTTGGGAAGGCAGGTCACCCGTCGCGCCCTAGATGAGGGATTTCAGGTTCGCTGCCTGGTTCGCAGTGCCCGCAAAGCATCGTTTCTCAAAGAGTGGGGAGCGGAGTTAGCCCTAGGCGACCTCACCCTCCCTGAGACCCTGCCTGCAGCCTTTGAAGGGGTGACGGCCGTGATTGATGCCTCTACCTCACGCGCCACCGATTCGGTGCCCATTAAGGCAGTTGATTGGGACGGCAAGGTTGCTCTAATCCAGGCAGCCAAAGCCGCCAACGTCGAGCGATTTATCTTCTTCTCCATTCTAGGTGTCGAAGACCATCCCGACGTGCCATTGATGCAAATCAAGCACTGCACAGAACAGTTTTTGCAAGAGTCGGGCGTTCCCTACACCGTCTTACGGCTATGCGGCTTTTTCCAAGGCTTGATTAGCCAGTATGCCATTCCCATCCTAGAGAAACAGGCGGTGTGGGTGATGGGGAACACGTCTCCCATTGCCTATATGGACACCCAGGATATTGCTCGGTTTGCGGTACGCGCCCTGCAAGTTCCCGAAACCGAAAACCGCGTTTTTCCCGTGGTGGGCAACCGGGCCTGGAGTGCCTACGAAATTATTCGCGTCTGCGAGCGCATGTCGGGGCAAGAGGCTAAGGTTACCCGAATGCCTATTGGTCTGCTGAGAAGCATTCGACGGGTAGCCCTCTTCTTTGAATGGACGTGGAACGTCGCCGATCGCTTAGCCTTTACAGAAGTAATTGCCTCGGGTAAGCCCCTAGACGCCTCTATGGATGAAACCTACGAGGTCTTTGGGCTTGATCGCAGTGAAACTGGCACCTTGGAAGATTATCTCAAAGAATACTTCAGCCGCATTATGAAGAAGCTGAAGGAATTGGAGTATGAGCGGGAGAAGCGCATGAAAAAGAAGCGCACGCCTTTCAAAACCCCTAAGTCTTAA